The DNA segment TCATCAAGATTTAAAGAGCCAGATTTTTTATACCATAGAATTAAAAGACCAAGTCCAATAGCAACTTCACTAGCAGCAACTGCTATTATAAAAAATGCAAACATTTGACCACCAAGGTCATTGTAATATTTTGAAATAGCCACAAAACCTATATTTACTGCGTTCAACATTATCTCTGTTGAAAAGAAAAGCATTAATAGATTTTTTCTTCTAATTACTCCAAAAACTCCAATAAAAAATAGTAGAGCACTTAGAATTAAGTAGTAGTTTAAACTCATATTTCACCTCTCTTAGAAGCTTCTTTATCTTCTAGAAGCTTGTCAATATCTTTTTCTTCTAGTTCTGAAAAAGAGATATTCATTTTTTTACTTGCTAGAACAATCGCTCCAATCATTGCAATTAAAAGCATAAGTGCAGCCATTTCAAAAGGTAAAAGGTATTTAGTAAATAGAGTCATTCCAATATTTACACTGTTTGAAACTTCATTATTTACTGGATTTTGAGCTTCTATATTTTGTCCTAAAATAGGGGCTATTAATATAATTACAACAATTAATGCAATAACTCCAGATAGAAAGAATGTCAGCCTAGGATTATTGATTTTTTCTTCGACTTCACTAAGTGTGTCAAAAAACATCATTCCAAAAGCATATAAAGCCATAACAGCTCCACTATAAACAACTATTTGAACAACTCCTAAAAATTCAGCATCAAGTAAAAAGAAAAACCCAGAGATAAAAATCATTCCAG comes from the Aliarcobacter cibarius genome and includes:
- the nuoK gene encoding NADH-quinone oxidoreductase subunit NuoK gives rise to the protein MSLNYYLILSALLFFIGVFGVIRRKNLLMLFFSTEIMLNAVNIGFVAISKYYNDLGGQMFAFFIIAVAASEVAIGLGLLILWYKKSGSLNLDDLAKMRG
- a CDS encoding NADH-quinone oxidoreductase subunit J, which translates into the protein MFEIVAFTLFSILTISMFLITVLTNNTLYALSSLAAGMIFISGFFFLLDAEFLGVVQIVVYSGAVMALYAFGMMFFDTLSEVEEKINNPRLTFFLSGVIALIVVIILIAPILGQNIEAQNPVNNEVSNSVNIGMTLFTKYLLPFEMAALMLLIAMIGAIVLASKKMNISFSELEEKDIDKLLEDKEASKRGEI